Genomic DNA from Alicyclobacillus fastidiosus:
CTCTCCAAGCACTCGGCGCAAGTGTGAATTCCCCGTCTTTGTGATCCCACCCTGCCACCTGGATGATCCACTTGAATACTCTCTTGGTACCAAGCCTGCATACGCCATTAACTGCTTTGGATTGCGGAATCGCTTAAACTCTCCAACCTCAGCAACCAACGAAGTGGCTACAACTTCAGCCACACCACGCAGAGTTTGCAGTGCCTGAATAACCGAAGCACGCTCACTTTCAGTTGCTTCCATATGAATGGCAGCCTCTAAACGACTGATTCGCCCCCCGATTTCCTGTAAGTGATGGCGATACTCCTGGAACACGATTTGCTCCCGGCGATCCGTCCAACTCAGTCCATCTAACCATCGCTCATGCATCTTTCCCCAAGCTCGAAGCTTTGTTTGCGGTCGTCGTTCGTGTCTTAGCAGAAACTTTGACAATTGGTGCCTTGCCCTGAGTCTGTCTTCAATCGCATCCTCCCGAGCTCGTACCAAGTCCCGTAATGCCTCGTTCTCTTCATTCGGTACAAACACAGGCGTTAACTCTCCGGCACGGAATAACTTCGCCAACCGTAAGGCGTCACGCTTGTCCGTTTTCACCCTATCGCCTTGTTTAGTCGGGATAAGAGACGGTGCAACAACCGCACACGACAACTCCATTACGTGTAACAGACGATACAACCCGTACCCCGTCGGACCCACTTCATAGCAGAATTCCAAGTGAACATCCTCGGCCTGTAATTGACGAACCAAATTCCGAATCGCTTCTACCGTGTTCGGAATCATTCCGACAAAGCGTGGCTCCTGTCTTCCTTCCTCAGCCACTGCAACCGCAATTTTCTCTTTCGATACATCCAAACCTACAAGCTTTGTGATATTCTTCATAGCAACGGCTCCTTTCGTATGTGGCTCTGCACTGGTTTCTCAAGATTCAGT
This window encodes:
- a CDS encoding IS110 family transposase, coding for MKNITKLVGLDVSKEKIAVAVAEEGRQEPRFVGMIPNTVEAIRNLVRQLQAEDVHLEFCYEVGPTGYGLYRLLHVMELSCAVVAPSLIPTKQGDRVKTDKRDALRLAKLFRAGELTPVFVPNEENEALRDLVRAREDAIEDRLRARHQLSKFLLRHERRPQTKLRAWGKMHERWLDGLSWTDRREQIVFQEYRHHLQEIGGRISRLEAAIHMEATESERASVIQALQTLRGVAEVVATSLVAEVGEFKRFRNPKQLMAYAGLVPREYSSGSSRWQGGITKTGNSHLRRVLGEAAWCYRYKPAVKRAIKKRQEGQSPKVQDIAWWAQDRLHRKYTRMVSRGKHHNVVVTSVSRELLGFIWAIACDVENEMAVSRKA